One window of Manihot esculenta cultivar AM560-2 chromosome 17, M.esculenta_v8, whole genome shotgun sequence genomic DNA carries:
- the LOC110605572 gene encoding uncharacterized protein LOC110605572 translates to MLWSLFLKRACPFIGSHYANYVVLLLRSKQRAHQFRLSKVVPMQFLMKKMINCTPISYAYFVNNFHKVYFCGYRCPDHFINILNLVYFYISLSIYWEPLCQLCSTFVEEQAEGTSVQAEQSGSHAVSDEENDQFWCLDDVPVEANNSLDDSTSKDASFYRFVKPPANLVVLEGDCLDTSGDGGELESYLV, encoded by the exons ATGCTTTGGAGTCTCTTTCTCAAAAGAG CTTGTCCATTTATTGGGAGCCACTATGCCAACTATGTAGTACTTTTGTTGAGGAGCAAGCAGAGGGCACATCAGTTCAGGCTGAGCAAAGTGGTTCCCATGCAATTTCTGATGAAGAAAATGATCAATTGCACACCCATAAGTTATGCTTATTTTGTCAACAATTTTCACAAGGTTTACTTTTGTGGATATAGATGCCCagatcattttattaatattttgaatttggttTACTTTTACATCAGCTTGTCCATTTATTGGGAGCCACTATGCCAACTATGTAGTACTTTTGTTGAGGAGCAAGCAGAGGGCACATCAGTTCAGGCTGAGCAAAGTGGTTCCCATGCAGTTTCTGATGAAGAAAATGATCAATTTTGGTGCCTAGATGATGTCCCTG TGGAAGCAAATAATTCCTTAGATGATTCAACTAGTAAAGATGCTTCTTTCTATCGCTTTGTGAAACCACCAGCAAACCTTGTTGTCCTTGAAGGGGATTGCTTGGATACCAGTGGTGATGGTGGAGAATTAGAATCATACCTGGTATGA